From one Gossypium hirsutum isolate 1008001.06 chromosome D08, Gossypium_hirsutum_v2.1, whole genome shotgun sequence genomic stretch:
- the LOC121220193 gene encoding pollen receptor-like kinase 2, with the protein MATFHLRFIFLISMFFTSSYSLSDSESLLKFKASLVNASKLDSWKNNPKPPCDGNRANWVGVICKKDTILGLKLEKMGLSGTIDVDSLSGFSKLRTLSFMNNNFNGSLPDFNKLSGLRSLYLSNNQLFGDLPKNAFESLAGLKKLYLSKNKFTGEIPSSIANLRKVIEIKLDGNKFSGKIPDFKQHNFTLNLSNNALEGSIPASLSKMDPTIFSGNKGLCGAPLMKTCDSPPSPPTTQSSAPSPALPTTPSPAPSPAPPKTPAIWLPTILFLVVTSIIFAILTLLLICCRGRVQPPHSVEAPPPTSGASQKNDVELSFLRDDRERFDLAELLKSTADVLGSGSFGSSHKAALSVGPSMVVKRHKKMNNVGKEEFIKHMENLGWLRHENVLPLVAYCYRREEKLLVSDFMENGSLAVHLHGHRTLRKSPLDWPTRLNIVKGVTKGLEYLYNELPALISPHGHLKSSNVLLNESLQPLLTDYSLIPLINPESAQELIVAYKSPEYIKHGRITKKTDVWCLGVLILEILTGKFPANFLQKGKGTEEQDLAVWVTSIVGDYENNSPEIMLKIEEVLDKDMGGVNNGDKETMVEMLKIGLNCCESNLEKRLDLKDVVERIDGLMKGKKAHGIDDDVSSHATNN; encoded by the exons ATGGCCACCTTTCACCTTcgctttatatttttgatatctaTGTTTTTCACTTCTTCTTATTCATTATCCGATTCTGAATCCCTTTTGAAATTCAAAGCTTCTTTAGTCAATGCCTCAAAATTAGACAGTTGGAAAAACAACCCTAAGCCGCCGTGCGATGGCAACCGTGCGAATTGGGTCGGTGTCATTTGCAAAAAGGATACCATTTTGGGTCTAAAACTTGAGAAAATGGGATTATCGGGAACCATCGATGTGGATTCCTTATCCGGGTTTTCCAAATTAAGAACCCTAAGTTTTATGAACAATAATTTCAACGGCTCCTTACCGGATTTTAATAAACTCAGTGGCCTGAGGTCGCTTTATTTGTCGAACAATCAACTTTTTGGAGATTTACCGAAAAATGCATTTGAAAGTCTGGCTGGATTGAAGAAATTGTACCTTTCGAAAAATAAGTTTACGGGTGAGATTCCGTCGTCGATAGCTAACCTTCGTAAGGTTATAGAGATTAAGCTCGACGGGAATAAGTTTTCCGGTAAGATACCGGATTTTAAACAACACAACTTCACACTGAATCTTTCAAATAATGCATTGGAGGGTTCTATACCTGCAAGCCTTAGTAAGATGGATCCCACCATATTTTCCG GCAACAAAGGTCTATGTGGAGCACCATTAATGAAGACTTGTGACTCTCCACCTTCCCCTCCCACAACCCAATCCTCCGCCCCTTCACCCGCCCTCCCCACAACCCCTTCCCCCGCTCCTTCCCCTGCCCCTCCCAAAACACCCGCCATTTGGCTTCCCACCATCCTTTTTTTAGTCGTCACATCAATCATTTTCGCCATTCTCACCCTCCTCTTAATTTGTTGTCGCGGCAGAGTGCAACCGCCTCATTCCGTCGAGGCTCCGCCACCGACATCGGGTGCTTCGCAGAAAAACGATGTGGAGCTCTCTTTCTTGAGGGATGATAGAGAGAGGTTTGATCTGGCGGAGCTGTTGAAATCAACGGCGGATGTGTTGGGGAGTGGGAGCTTTGGGTCTTCGCATAAGGCGGCTCTATCGGTAGGGCCGTCAATGGTGGTGAAGAGACATAAAAAGATGAATAACGTTGGGAAAGAAGAGTTTATAAAGCATATGGAAAACTTAGGGTGGTTGAGACATGAGAATGTGCTTCCTCTCGTTGCTTATTGTTATAGGAGGGAAGAAAAGTTGCTAGTTTCTGATTTTATGGAAAATGGAAGCTTGGCTGTTCATCTTCATG GTCACCGGACACTGAGAAAATCCCCACTAGATTGGCCAACACGATTAAACATAGTAAAAGGAGTAACCAAAGGTCTCGAATACCTCTACAACGAACTCCCAGCTTTAATCTCACCTCACGGTCATCTCAAATCTTCAAACGTCCTTCTCAACGAATCCCTTCAACCTTTACTCACAGATTACAGTCTAATCCCATTAATCAACCCAGAAAGCGCCCAAGAGCTTATCGTAGCTTATAAATCACCTGAATACATCAAACATGGAAGGATCACGAAGAAAACTGATGTATGGTGCCTTGGTGTATTGATTTTAGAGATCTTGACCGGCAAATTCCCTGCAAATTTCTTACAAAAAGGAAAAGGAACCGAAGAACAAGATTTGGCTGTGTGGGTAACATCGATTGTGGGTGATTACGAAAATAATAGCCCAGAAATTATGTTGAAGATTGAAGAGGTTTTGGATAAAGATATGGGGGGAGTGAATAATGGTGATAAAGAGACGATGGTTGAAATGTTGAAGATTGGGTTGAACTGTTGTGAATCGAATTTAGAGAAGAGATTAGATCTAAAAGATGTTGTTGAGAGAATTGATGGATTAATGAAGGGTAAAAAAGCTCATGGGATTGATGATGATGTCTCATCACATGCAACTAataattaa
- the LOC121220194 gene encoding calcium-transporting ATPase 10, plasma membrane-type isoform X2 produces the protein MSSIFKGSPYRRPNDLEAGSSRSAHSDDEDHESFADPFDITSTKNAPIDRLRRWRQAALVLNASRRFRYTLDLKKEEEKKQILRKIRAHAQAIRAAYLFKQAGEQVNGTTTPHPTPGSDFAFGPEQLASVTRDHNFNALQEYGGVNGLAESLKTNLEKGIPGDDSDLLKRRNAFGSNTYPRKKGRSFWRFVWEACQDLTLMILVIAAVASLALGIKTEGPKEGWYDGGSIAFAVFLVIIVTAISDYRQSLQFQKLDEEKRNIHLEVVRGGRRVEISIYDIVVGDVVPLNIGDQVPADGILISGHSLAIDESSMTGESDIVQKDAKQPFLMSGCKVADGSGTMLVTGVGINTEWGLLMANLSEDTGEETPLQVRLNGVATFIGFVGLSVAFAVLVVLLVRYFTGHTEDSNGRQQFVAGKTSVGNAIDGAIKIVTVAVTIVVVAVPEGLPLAVTLTLAYSMKKMMADKALVRRLSACETMGSATTICSDKTGTLTLNQMTVVEAYAGGRKNDPPESRSELPDTLVSLLIEGIAVNANGSVFTSEGGGDVEVSGSPTEKAILIWGIKLGMDFDAVRSGSSIVHVFPFNSEKKRGGVAIRLPDSKVHIHWKGAAEIVLAACTWYLDTNGEAVAMDEEKVAFFEKAIETMAAGSLRCVAIAYRSYESEKVPTNEEELAKWALPEDDLVLLAIVGIKDPCRPSVKDSVQLCQKAGVKVRMVTGDNLKTARAIALECGILSSDAPESSLIEGKVFRSLSDSEREEVAEKISVMGRSSPNDKLLLVQALRRKGHVVAVTGDGTNDAPALHEADIGLAMGIQGTEVAKESSDIIILDDNFASVVKVVRWGRSVYANIQKFIQFQLTVNVAALVINVVAAVSSGDVPLNAVQLLWVNLIMDTLGALALATEPPTDHLMHRPPVGRREPLITNIMWRNLLIQAIYQVTVLLVLNFDGKKILNLEHESKEHANRVKNTLIFNAFVLSQIFNEFNARKPDEVNIFRGLSKNYLFIGIVAITIILQAIIVEFLGKFAKTEKLSWQLWLVSIGIGFISWPLATLGKFIPVPETPVSRVFSRMFYRRRNQSSQKHEDSNATSIRN, from the exons ATGAGTAGCATATTCAAGGGGTCGCCGTACCGGCGGCCTAATGACTTGGAGGCGGGTAGCAGTCGCTCCGCTCATTCCGACGATGAAGACCATGAGTCGTTTGCTGATCCGTTTGACATCACAAGTACTAAGAATGCTCCAATCGACCGACTCCGCCGCTGGAGG CAAGCTGCACTAGTGCTCAATGCATCCCGTCGGTTTAGATACACCTTAGACTTgaaaaaggaagaagagaagaaacAAATTTTAAGGAAGATTAGAGCACATGCGCAAGCTATACGA GCAGCATATCTTTTCAAACAAGCTGGGGAACAAGTAAATG GTACAACAACTCCACACCCAACTCCTGGCAGTGATTTTGCTTTTGGACCAGAGCAACTTGCTTCAGTGACTAGGGATCATAATTTTAATGCTCTGCAGGAATATGGAGGG GTTAACGGGCTGGCAGAGTCACTAAAAACAAATTTGGAGAAAGGTATTCCAGGGGATGACTCTGACTTACTGAAACGGAGGAATGCATTTGGTTCAAACACATATCCTCGGAAAAAAGGAAGGAGTTTCTGG AGGTTTGTTTGGGAAGCTTGCCAAGATCTTACTTTGATGATTTTGGTGATAGCTGCTGTAGCTTCTCTGGCTTTGGGTATAAAGACAGAG GGTCCCAAGGAAGGCTGGTATGATGGGGGTAGCATAGCATTCGCGGTTTTCCTTGTTATTATTGTGACAG CTATTAGTGACTATAGACAATCTCTTCAGTTCCAAAAACTAGATGAAGAGAAGAGAAACATACATTTGGAG GTTGTTAGAGGAGGTAGACGAGTTGAAATTTCAATATATGATATTGTTGTTGGTGATGTGGTACCCCTCAATATTGGTGATCAG GTCCCTGCTGATGGAATTCTAATCTCTGGCCATTCACTTGCAATAGATGAATCTAGCATGACAGGAGAGAGTGATATA GTTCAGAAGGATGCAAAGCAGCCTTTTTTAATGTCTGGCTGCAAGGTGGCGGATGGAAGTGGCACTATGCTG GTAACAGGGGTTGGGATTAATACTGAGTGGGGTTTACTCATGGCTAATCTGTCAGAAGACACTGGTGAAGAAACACCCTTGCAG GTGCGCTTGAATGGGGTTGCGACTTTCATTGGTTTTGTTGGTCTCAGTGTAGCTTTTGCTGTTTTAGTTGTCCTTTTAGTTAG GTACTTCACCGGCCATACTGAAGACTCGAATGGAAGACAACAATTTGTTGCAGGCAAAACTAGTGTGGGAAATGCTATAGATGGAGCCATTAAGATTGTCACTGTTGCA GTCACAATTGTAGTTGTTGCGGTGCCTGAAGGGCTTCCTTTAGCTGTCACCTTAAC CCTTGCTTACTCGATGAAGAAAATGATGGCTGATAAAGCTCTG GTGCGCAGGCTTTCTGCTTGTGAGACCATGGGTTCTGCGACAACAATTTGCAGTGACAAGACTGGGACCTTGACATTGAATCAG ATGACTGTGGTTGAAGCTTATGCTGGTGGAAGAAAAAATGATCCTCCAGAAAGCCGCTCAGAGTTACCTGATACACTAGTCTCATTACTTATTGAGGGCATCGCAGTGAATGCAAATGGCAGTGTCTTCACCTCAGAG GGAGGTGGAGATGTAGAGGTTTCTGGATCACCAACAGAAAAAGCAATTCTTATTTGGGGGATCAAG CTTGGTATGGATTTTGATGCTGTTAGGTCAGGCTCTTCAATTGTTCATGTATTCCCCTTCAACTCCGAGAAAAAACGAGGCGGTGTTGCAATTCGATTG CCGGACTCTAAAGTTCATATTCACTGGAAAGGGGCAGCTGAAATAGTTTTAGCTGCATGCACTTGGTACCTTGACACTAATGGTGAAGCTGTAGCAATGGATGAAGAAAAG GTGGCCTTTTTTGAGAAGGCGATTGAAACTATGGCGGCTGGTAGTTTGCGCTGTGTTGCAATTGCATACAGATCATATGAAAGTGAAAAGGTTCCGACTAATGAAGAAGAGCTTGCTAAATGGGCCTTACCTGAGGATGACCTTGTTTTACTGGCTATTGTTGGCATAAAG GATCCTTGTCGTCCTAGTGTCAAAGATTCAGTGCAGTTATGCCAAAAGGCTGGTGTAaag GTACGCATGGTCACTGGTGACAATCTTAAAACAGCTAGGGCAATTGCTTTAGAGTGTGGGATACTATCATCAGATGCTCCTGAGTCTAGTCTCATTGAAGGGAAAGTTTTCCGTTCACTATCTGATTCAGAAAGGGAAGAAGTTGCGGAGAAAATTTCT GTGATGGGCCGATCATCACCAAATGATAAGCTTCTGCTTGTGCAAGCATTAAGGAGGAAGGGACATGTTGTTGCTGTAACTGGGGATGGTACCAATGATGCTCCTGCCCTACATGAG GCTGACATTGGTCTTGCAATGGGTATTCAAGGGACAGAAGTTGCAAAAGAGAGTTCAGATATCATCATTTTGGATGATAATTTTGCTTCGGTTGTGAAG GTTGTCCGATGGGGTCGATCTGTATATGCAAATATCCAAAAGTTTATCCAGTTTCAACTTACAGTTAACGTTGCAGCTCTTGTTATAAATGTTGTAGCCGCAGTTTCTTCTGGTGATGTTCCACTGAATGCGGTCCAG CTTCTGTGGGTCAATCTTATTATGGATACTCTTGGAGCATTAGCATTAGCTACTGAGCCTCCAACCGACCACCTGATGCACCGGCCCCCTGTTGGTCGTAG GGAACCTCTTATAACTAATATCATGTGGAGGAACTTGCTTATACAG GCCATATACCAAGTGACTGTTCTACTCGTCCTCAATTTTGATGGCAAGAAGATATTGAATCTGGAGCATGAAAGCAAGGAGCATGCTAACAGAGTAAAGAATACGCTGATATTCAATGCATTTGTCCTTTCTCAA ATCTTTAATGAGTTCAATGCTCGGAAGCCAGATGAAGTGAACATTTTCCGTGGACTTAGCAAAAACTATCTGTTCATCGGAATAGTGGCGATAACCATAATACTTCAG GCTATTATCGTTGAGTTTCTTGGGAAGTTTGCTAAAACAGAGAAGCTTAGCTGGCAGCTGTGGCTGGTATCGATTGGTATCGGTTTTATCAG TTGGCCCCTTGCTACCCTTGGGAAGTTCATACCGGTTCCAGAAACTCCAGTCAGTCGGGTCTTTTCTAGGATGTTCTACCGTCGAAGAAATCAAA GTAGTCAAAAGCATGAGGACTCAAATGCTACATCTATAAGAAATTGA
- the LOC121220194 gene encoding calcium-transporting ATPase 10, plasma membrane-type isoform X1 codes for MSSIFKGSPYRRPNDLEAGSSRSAHSDDEDHESFADPFDITSTKNAPIDRLRRWRQAALVLNASRRFRYTLDLKKEEEKKQILRKIRAHAQAIRAAYLFKQAGEQVNGTTTPHPTPGSDFAFGPEQLASVTRDHNFNALQEYGGVNGLAESLKTNLEKGIPGDDSDLLKRRNAFGSNTYPRKKGRSFWRFVWEACQDLTLMILVIAAVASLALGIKTEGPKEGWYDGGSIAFAVFLVIIVTAISDYRQSLQFQKLDEEKRNIHLEVVRGGRRVEISIYDIVVGDVVPLNIGDQVPADGILISGHSLAIDESSMTGESDIVQKDAKQPFLMSGCKVADGSGTMLVTGVGINTEWGLLMANLSEDTGEETPLQVRLNGVATFIGFVGLSVAFAVLVVLLVRYFTGHTEDSNGRQQFVAGKTSVGNAIDGAIKIVTVAVTIVVVAVPEGLPLAVTLTLAYSMKKMMADKALVRRLSACETMGSATTICSDKTGTLTLNQMTVVEAYAGGRKNDPPESRSELPDTLVSLLIEGIAVNANGSVFTSEGGGDVEVSGSPTEKAILIWGIKLGMDFDAVRSGSSIVHVFPFNSEKKRGGVAIRLPDSKVHIHWKGAAEIVLAACTWYLDTNGEAVAMDEEKVAFFEKAIETMAAGSLRCVAIAYRSYESEKVPTNEEELAKWALPEDDLVLLAIVGIKDPCRPSVKDSVQLCQKAGVKVRMVTGDNLKTARAIALECGILSSDAPESSLIEGKVFRSLSDSEREEVAEKISVMGRSSPNDKLLLVQALRRKGHVVAVTGDGTNDAPALHEADIGLAMGIQGTEVAKESSDIIILDDNFASVVKVVRWGRSVYANIQKFIQFQLTVNVAALVINVVAAVSSGDVPLNAVQLLWVNLIMDTLGALALATEPPTDHLMHRPPVGRREPLITNIMWRNLLIQAIYQVTVLLVLNFDGKKILNLEHESKEHANRVKNTLIFNAFVLSQIFNEFNARKPDEVNIFRGLSKNYLFIGIVAITIILQAIIVEFLGKFAKTEKLSWQLWLVSIGIGFISWPLATLGKFIPVPETPVSRVFSRMFYRRRNQNVSGSQKHEDSNATSIRN; via the exons ATGAGTAGCATATTCAAGGGGTCGCCGTACCGGCGGCCTAATGACTTGGAGGCGGGTAGCAGTCGCTCCGCTCATTCCGACGATGAAGACCATGAGTCGTTTGCTGATCCGTTTGACATCACAAGTACTAAGAATGCTCCAATCGACCGACTCCGCCGCTGGAGG CAAGCTGCACTAGTGCTCAATGCATCCCGTCGGTTTAGATACACCTTAGACTTgaaaaaggaagaagagaagaaacAAATTTTAAGGAAGATTAGAGCACATGCGCAAGCTATACGA GCAGCATATCTTTTCAAACAAGCTGGGGAACAAGTAAATG GTACAACAACTCCACACCCAACTCCTGGCAGTGATTTTGCTTTTGGACCAGAGCAACTTGCTTCAGTGACTAGGGATCATAATTTTAATGCTCTGCAGGAATATGGAGGG GTTAACGGGCTGGCAGAGTCACTAAAAACAAATTTGGAGAAAGGTATTCCAGGGGATGACTCTGACTTACTGAAACGGAGGAATGCATTTGGTTCAAACACATATCCTCGGAAAAAAGGAAGGAGTTTCTGG AGGTTTGTTTGGGAAGCTTGCCAAGATCTTACTTTGATGATTTTGGTGATAGCTGCTGTAGCTTCTCTGGCTTTGGGTATAAAGACAGAG GGTCCCAAGGAAGGCTGGTATGATGGGGGTAGCATAGCATTCGCGGTTTTCCTTGTTATTATTGTGACAG CTATTAGTGACTATAGACAATCTCTTCAGTTCCAAAAACTAGATGAAGAGAAGAGAAACATACATTTGGAG GTTGTTAGAGGAGGTAGACGAGTTGAAATTTCAATATATGATATTGTTGTTGGTGATGTGGTACCCCTCAATATTGGTGATCAG GTCCCTGCTGATGGAATTCTAATCTCTGGCCATTCACTTGCAATAGATGAATCTAGCATGACAGGAGAGAGTGATATA GTTCAGAAGGATGCAAAGCAGCCTTTTTTAATGTCTGGCTGCAAGGTGGCGGATGGAAGTGGCACTATGCTG GTAACAGGGGTTGGGATTAATACTGAGTGGGGTTTACTCATGGCTAATCTGTCAGAAGACACTGGTGAAGAAACACCCTTGCAG GTGCGCTTGAATGGGGTTGCGACTTTCATTGGTTTTGTTGGTCTCAGTGTAGCTTTTGCTGTTTTAGTTGTCCTTTTAGTTAG GTACTTCACCGGCCATACTGAAGACTCGAATGGAAGACAACAATTTGTTGCAGGCAAAACTAGTGTGGGAAATGCTATAGATGGAGCCATTAAGATTGTCACTGTTGCA GTCACAATTGTAGTTGTTGCGGTGCCTGAAGGGCTTCCTTTAGCTGTCACCTTAAC CCTTGCTTACTCGATGAAGAAAATGATGGCTGATAAAGCTCTG GTGCGCAGGCTTTCTGCTTGTGAGACCATGGGTTCTGCGACAACAATTTGCAGTGACAAGACTGGGACCTTGACATTGAATCAG ATGACTGTGGTTGAAGCTTATGCTGGTGGAAGAAAAAATGATCCTCCAGAAAGCCGCTCAGAGTTACCTGATACACTAGTCTCATTACTTATTGAGGGCATCGCAGTGAATGCAAATGGCAGTGTCTTCACCTCAGAG GGAGGTGGAGATGTAGAGGTTTCTGGATCACCAACAGAAAAAGCAATTCTTATTTGGGGGATCAAG CTTGGTATGGATTTTGATGCTGTTAGGTCAGGCTCTTCAATTGTTCATGTATTCCCCTTCAACTCCGAGAAAAAACGAGGCGGTGTTGCAATTCGATTG CCGGACTCTAAAGTTCATATTCACTGGAAAGGGGCAGCTGAAATAGTTTTAGCTGCATGCACTTGGTACCTTGACACTAATGGTGAAGCTGTAGCAATGGATGAAGAAAAG GTGGCCTTTTTTGAGAAGGCGATTGAAACTATGGCGGCTGGTAGTTTGCGCTGTGTTGCAATTGCATACAGATCATATGAAAGTGAAAAGGTTCCGACTAATGAAGAAGAGCTTGCTAAATGGGCCTTACCTGAGGATGACCTTGTTTTACTGGCTATTGTTGGCATAAAG GATCCTTGTCGTCCTAGTGTCAAAGATTCAGTGCAGTTATGCCAAAAGGCTGGTGTAaag GTACGCATGGTCACTGGTGACAATCTTAAAACAGCTAGGGCAATTGCTTTAGAGTGTGGGATACTATCATCAGATGCTCCTGAGTCTAGTCTCATTGAAGGGAAAGTTTTCCGTTCACTATCTGATTCAGAAAGGGAAGAAGTTGCGGAGAAAATTTCT GTGATGGGCCGATCATCACCAAATGATAAGCTTCTGCTTGTGCAAGCATTAAGGAGGAAGGGACATGTTGTTGCTGTAACTGGGGATGGTACCAATGATGCTCCTGCCCTACATGAG GCTGACATTGGTCTTGCAATGGGTATTCAAGGGACAGAAGTTGCAAAAGAGAGTTCAGATATCATCATTTTGGATGATAATTTTGCTTCGGTTGTGAAG GTTGTCCGATGGGGTCGATCTGTATATGCAAATATCCAAAAGTTTATCCAGTTTCAACTTACAGTTAACGTTGCAGCTCTTGTTATAAATGTTGTAGCCGCAGTTTCTTCTGGTGATGTTCCACTGAATGCGGTCCAG CTTCTGTGGGTCAATCTTATTATGGATACTCTTGGAGCATTAGCATTAGCTACTGAGCCTCCAACCGACCACCTGATGCACCGGCCCCCTGTTGGTCGTAG GGAACCTCTTATAACTAATATCATGTGGAGGAACTTGCTTATACAG GCCATATACCAAGTGACTGTTCTACTCGTCCTCAATTTTGATGGCAAGAAGATATTGAATCTGGAGCATGAAAGCAAGGAGCATGCTAACAGAGTAAAGAATACGCTGATATTCAATGCATTTGTCCTTTCTCAA ATCTTTAATGAGTTCAATGCTCGGAAGCCAGATGAAGTGAACATTTTCCGTGGACTTAGCAAAAACTATCTGTTCATCGGAATAGTGGCGATAACCATAATACTTCAG GCTATTATCGTTGAGTTTCTTGGGAAGTTTGCTAAAACAGAGAAGCTTAGCTGGCAGCTGTGGCTGGTATCGATTGGTATCGGTTTTATCAG TTGGCCCCTTGCTACCCTTGGGAAGTTCATACCGGTTCCAGAAACTCCAGTCAGTCGGGTCTTTTCTAGGATGTTCTACCGTCGAAGAAATCAAA ATGTTTCAGGTAGTCAAAAGCATGAGGACTCAAATGCTACATCTATAAGAAATTGA